The genomic DNA ACCGCAAGGGTCTTCTGGGCGATCGCCTAAACCGCTTGGCCCATTGTGTCCCAGGAAAATTATATTGTCACAGGCAGCACTTTTGACAACTTCTACTATTTTCTCGGTGGATTGTTCCAAGGTGCCGATACCGTACCTTTGCTTACAGATATCTGCAAATCTCCATTCTGAACCACCCCAGGTAAAAGGACGACCACCGACTACTGTTAAATTCCAATCTGGAAAATCTAACTTACTAAAGCCTACATGGGTAGATCCTAATAAGTCTAGTTGTGCTTGTACTCTGTCTTCTTTGGTGCGATCGTAGGGACATTTTTTGCGTCCCCATTCTGTGGCAGTGTACCAAGCATCATGGTTTCCCATCACTACTGCTTTGGGAATATCCAAGGATGCGATCGCTCTCACCACATCTACTGATTCATTCCCAAAATCTCCCACAAACAAAGCTAAGTCCACACCCAAATGTTTGAGTGCTATACCGTCTTCTACTTCCCATTGATCGTGAACATCGCCAATTACAGCAATTTTCAAGGTTGTTAATTGATTTTTCTGACTGGTCATGCCACTTTAAAAAGCCGTATATCTCCAGGATAAGGGACTTCCTAAAAAATAAACAATCGTTCTTGGGCATGGGGCATCGGGTATATTCACCAATCACCAGTCACCCATTTTTGGTGAAAACTACTATAATTAGATTATAAGGGGAAAAAACTTACACAAAGCAGTTACTAATTGTGTTTACAAATACCATAGCTCGACCACAAGCTACACTACCACTAGATTTATTTGCTGCCATTGAGGATCTGAAAAAAGAACTCAATGCGGTGATATTAGCTCATTACTATCAAGATCCAGATATACAAGATATTGCTGATTTTATTGGCGATTCTTTACAATTAGCAAGAGCCGCTGCCCAAACTAACGCAGATGTGATTGTGTTTGCCGGTGTTCACTTTATGGCGGAAACGGCAAAAATCCTCAATCCTGATAAATTGGTATTGTTGCCAGATTTAGATGCAGGTTGTTCTTTAGCTGATAGTTGTCCTCCTGATCAGTTTGCTGCATTTAAAGCTGCACATCCAGATCATTTAGTAATTTCTTATATTAACTGCTCTGCCGAAATTAAGGCCATGAGCGATATCATCTGCACCAGTTCCAATGCTGTGAAAATTGTGGAACAAATACCTGAAGATCAACCAATTATTTTTGCACCAGATCGGAATTTGGGCAGGTATGTAATGCAGCAAACTGGCCGGGATATGGTGTTATGGCAAGGTAGCTGTATTGTTCATGAAACTTTTTCTGAGCGGAAAATTGTCGAGTTAAAAACTATACATCCTGAAGCGGAGGCGATCGCCCACCCAGAATGTGAAACCAGTGTGTTACGTCACGCCAGTTATATTGGCTCTACCGCAGCTTTATTGAATTATTGTCAAACCAGCCCTAGTCAGGAGTTTATCGTGGCTACAGAGCCAGGAATCATCCACCAGATGCAAAAATTAGCTCCTGGTAAACACTTTATTCCTGCACCTCCTGAGAATAATTGCAACTGCAACGAATGTCCATTTATGCGGTTAAACACCTTAGAAAAATTGTATCTAGCAATGAAAAACCGCACCCCGGAAATTACTATGTCAGAAGATATCCGACTAGCAGCACTCAAACCTATGCAAAGGATGTTGGAAATGAGTGTTTAAGTAGGAGAACAAGGAGTCAGGAAAATAATAATAAATTTCTTCCTAATTCCCTATTCCCCACTCCTTTTCTCCGCTTCTTCTTCCGCTGTTTTACTGTATTCTTTATATAATTTTGTGCGAATTTGTGCCTCTTGATGGCGGGGGTGACTGGAGGGAACTTTATTCATTAAATCAGATGCTCTTTGCCAGGTAGCAGCTAACTCTAACCACTGAGTTCTTGTGATAGCAGTTTTTCCATTTGCAGAGGCTATGTTAGCTAATCTTACTGCCTCTGCAAAGCTATCATCACTGTTAGAGTTAGTCTGGCTTTTGTCTGTAGCAGATGATGATCTTTGTGATTGCAATTCGTTTTCTGTTGGCACAGAAGTGGATATTTGTATTGGTAAGAGATTGTTTAAGATTTTGACTAAACGGGTGTTACCCAATCCGTAGATGATGATGATTGTACATAAAATAGTTGAACCAATCATCAGTCTTTTAGTAGCTATTTGCTGTTTATTTTTGAGGTTTAATAAAGATAGAGATTGAGGTGAAATTGGTTTTCCTATTTTCAGGGAAAGGGATTTAAAATCCTGAATTAATTGTTGAAAAATACCGGGTTGAGATAAGATAATTTCCTGTGACCAAAGTAGTTGATTTTCACGGTCTCTGTTAATTTCTTCTAACCACAATAGTTGTTCTTCCCGCACAATACGACTATTAATATTAACCTTGCGAATATTGCGAGGTGCAATAGATTCTAATATTTGCTGGATCTTTTCTACTAGAATAGATTCCTCTAGTTGTTCTACTGTAGGAGCTTCACACAAAAGTTGTAAGACACCGTTAGCAAAAACTGCTCTGGTTCTGACACCGGAGGTAAGTAGCTTTTCGTTTAATATCTGAATAATGGCGGCAACACTGCCCTGATGAGCTTGCCCAGCGATATCATTAATTTTATCTGACATTGGATTTTGAGTTGTTGCTCTTGCACCCTGGACTGTTTCCTGACTCATGAATTTGGGGATTCTGTTGTTGGGATCTTGACCTAGTTTAAGATTTTATGGGTAAATTACAGAAGTTGCCAGATAAGTCATCTCTACATAGGATGAAAAGCCCAGAGTTGAAAGCAAAAAAACTTCCTGGTTATTTGAGCTTAGAATTAACTAAACCAACTAAAGTGTATTAATACGATTAGTTTTCTTTTTATTAATCTGCTGCACTAACTAAAGATACAAGATATTGATTTAGACTTACTCCTTCTCTTTTTGCACTTTCAGCTAAACGATGATGTAATGATTTAGGTAAGCGTAGCAGTAGTTTACCGCTATAGCTATCATCGGTACTGGGTAAAGGAATGTTATCTCCAGCTTCATAAGCAGTTTCTATCCACAATTCTCGCGCTTCATTGATATTTGTCATTGTTTCTTCTAGTGTTTCTCCTTGAGTGAGACAACCGGGTAATTCTTTGATTTGTGCTACATATCCCCCTTCTGCATCTGGGTAAAGGGTGACTGGATATTGAAAGTTTAAATAATATTCTAGGGATGGTTTTTCAATCTGCTTGTTCGTCTGGTTCAATGTTTTCATAATTATTAAAATATCTCATTCACATTAATATTCACATCAGGAAAAGCTAAAATTGATAAACTTTGATTTTTCCCTAACTTCTGCATATCTTGATAAATTCCCTGATGAGGATTTCGATATACTTCTATCACTTCCTGATTAACATCTATTAACCAAACTTCAGGAATATTAGCTTCTGCATATAAAGGAATTTTCACTTCCCGATCATATTTTACAGTTGTATCAGCAACTTCTATTAATAAAAAGATATCTTCTGGTTGAGGATGTGCATTTCTATAAAAATCAGGACGCGGTTTTAATAATGCTATATCTGGTTGTGGTTCAGAAATTTCATCTAATTCTACAGGATTTTGAGGTGCAAGCACTATTTGTTTTCCGAGTAGCTGAATGAGGAGATTAACTAATCTATTTACACATCCTGCGTGTCTTGTTCCAATCGGTGACATATCAATCATTTCCCCCCGAATTAATTCTACTCGATCATTTTCCGACAAAATACCAGATTCAGCCATTTTATGAAATTGCTTAACTGTAAATTGGTGTCTGATTAGTTGTAAAACCATTGTCACCTCTTTGGGGATTTTAATTGAGATGGATAAAGATAGGCAATTTATCAGAAATTATAACATTTTTTGTATGATGTCTTTTTTCAAAATTAGGAATTACCCACCCTACTTTGCGTCTTTGCGTCTTTGCGTGAGATATCAATCAAACTACAGCAACTTCAGGAATCACACCTTGCATTTTAGAAAAAATATCAATCAAAGTTTGCAATTGTTGTTCAACCTTAAACACTCCTAAACCTCTTGCTGTCACCTTACCTGGAGAATAAACAAAACGATTTTTCATCGTATCTGTTAACTTTTCTGCTAACAAATTCCAAGCAGGTTCTTCCATGGGAGTTTCTAAAACTATATGCTGTTTATTCTCTGGTTTAATCCTACTAAAGCCGATATTTTTTGCTAATTGTTTTAATTCCATAATCCGTAAAAGTTGATTAGCGGGAACAGGAATTGCACCATATCTATCAGTCCATTCTGCTGCTATTGCTTTTAATTCTGCTTTGGTTTTTGCTGTTGCTACTGCACGGTAAGCACTCATCTTTTGATCAAGATCAGTGATATAAGTAGAAGGAATAAATGCAGTGAGATTGAGGTCAATTTGGGTATCATCAACTGTGGGTATTTCTTGACCTCTAATTTCTCGAATTGCTTCCTCTAACATTTCCATGTACAAATCAAATCCTATCGCATCCATTTGACCAGATTGTTCTGCACCAAGCAAATTACCCACACCGCGAATTTCCATATCTCGCATTGCTAATTGATAACCTGAACCGAGTTGGGTAAATTCTTGAATTGCTCTTAATCTTTGTCGTGCTGCATCGGATAATTCTCTTTTTTTAGGATAGAATAACCAAGCGTGAGCTTGAATTCCAGCACGTCCTACCCGACCTCTTAATTGATATAATTGGGCTAAACCAAAACGATGGGCATCTTCAATTAAGATGGTGTTAACTCTGGGAATATCTAAACCAGATTCAATAATTGTCGTACAAACTAAGATATCTGCTTCATTATTACTGAAAGTCAGCATAGTTGATTCTAACTCACTTTCATTCATTTGACCGTGAGCGATCGCAAATCTTGCACCCGGTATCATTTCCCGTAAATTTGCAGTTATTTCTTCAATTCCTTCTACTCTGGGAACTACATAAAAAACCTGTCCACCCCGGTCTAATTCCTGTCTAATTGCACTTCTGACAATTTCTGGATTTAATGGTGCTAAATGGGTTTGTATTGGTCTTCTGGTTGGAGGGGGAGTAGTAATTAAACTCATTTCCCTAATTCCCGATAAAGACATATACAATGTTCTGGGAATAGGAGTTGCTGACAAAGTTAACACATCAACTTGAGTTTTTAAACTCTTGATTTTTTCCTTTTGGTTAACACCAAATCTCTGTTCTTCATCAATTACTAAAAGTCCTAAATCTTTAAAACTTACACCTTTTCCTAATAATTGTTGTGTACCTACAACTATATCTAATTCTCCCGTAGCTAGGCGTTTTTGAATATTGCGTTTTTCTTCTGCTGTGCGAAACCGATTTAATAAACCGACATGAATAGGATAAGGTGAAAACCGTTCTTTAATAGTGTGATAATGTTGCTGAGTTAAAATTGTCGTCGGGGCTAAAAGTGCTACTTGTTTACCTGCGGTGACAGCTTTAAAAATTGCCCTAATTGCTACTTCTGTTTTGCCAAAACCGACATCACCACAAACTAAACGATCCATTGGTCTTTCACTTTCCATATCCCGCTTCACATCTTGCACAGCTTTTAATTGATCTGTGGTAGGTTGATAGGGAAAAGAATCTTCCATTTCTTCCTGCCAAGGCATATCTTGGGGATAGGAAAAACCCTGTTGTTGAGAACGGGCAGCATATAATTTTAACAGATCAACTGCTAATTTTTTAATTGCTTTTCTAACTTTATTTTTGGTATTATCCCAAGCCTTACCCGTCATTTTATGTAATGCTGGGGGGTTATCTAAATTAGTTCTAAATCGGGATAAAGAACCAACTTGATCTGCGGCAACTCTTAACACGCCATCAGCATATTGAATCACTAAATAATCACGGGTTTCATTGTTAATTGTTAAACTTTCCAATTTAATAAATTTACCAATGCCATGGCTACGATGAACGACAAAATCACCTGGTCGTAATTTATTAGGATCAACTTGTTTAGAAGTGGCTTTTCTGCGTTTGCGAATGTAGCCAAAATTAGCTAGAGAATGTTGTCCATAAAATTCTCTATCGGTGACAATTACAATCCGATAGGAAGGTAAAATAAAACCTTCTAATTCTGCTAAACCAGAATATTTGAGAGCGACTGGTGTATGATTAATTTGTTGTTTATCAATAGCTTGATAATCACGGGGATTGGGGATAAACTGGGCAGGACAATCATGTTCTTGTAATAATGCTACAGAACGGGATGGTTGGGCGGAAATTAACCAAACGGCAAATTTTCTTTCCCTTTCTTGTCTGAGGGTTTCTGCTAATTTAGCAAATTGATGAGGTGTAACGGGTAAAGGTCTACTAGCTAAATTAGTACCGCTATTTTCTTCGGCTAATTCTGATAAATATAATGTGGGGAAATTACTAATTTCTGGCAAACATTCATCAAAATTCCGGTGATTTTTTGGTAATGTAAATGATAATTGATCACTGATAATAGACCATTGACTTTCAGCATTTTCTACCCAGCGATCGCTATGGGCATGACATTGTTCGACTTCATCAATAGCAACTAAAGTATTTGCGGGTAAATAATCTAAAATTGAAGCGGGTTTATTAAAAGCTAAACCTAAAAAACGTCTACTTCCTTCTAGTCCAGAATTTTCTAATGTTTCTGTATCTAATTCTAAGTCAGAAGTTAGTTTTGAAAATTCAGAATTATCTTTTAATGCAGCAGTAACAATAGGTGCAAAACTAGTGGGAGTTAGAGAAATTTGATTAACTTTATCTAAAGCCGAACGTTGGGTAGAAGGGTCAAATTCCCGAATTTGTTCAATATCATCACCAAACCATTCTAAACGGACTGGTAATTCTGAAGAAACGGGAAATACATCTACAATATCCCCTCTTCTACTCCATTGACCTTCAGTTTCTACTAGAGAAACCCGTTCATATCCTAAAATGGTAATTTTCTCGCTAAATTCATCTAAATCGTATTCCATCCCCTTGTTTAAAGTCAGACAGAAAGATTTAAATGCTGTTGGTGGTGGTAAATGTGGTTGTAATGCACCAACTGTAGCGATAACGGCTGTATTTTTTTTAGAGGCAGGATCACTAATTAAATCTGCTAAAACCTGCATTTGACCCCAATTTAACTCAGTTTCCGGGTCAAAAGGTTCATAGGGTGAGGCTTCCGAAGTGGGGTAAAAATGTACAGTATTCCATCCCATCGCTTCCATTTGGGCATAAACCCGTCCAGCTTCCTCTAGGGTGGCACAAATCACGCATAAATCCCGACTCTCATTATTGGCCAAGGCTGAGGTTACCAGACACTTAGGTAGACGGGAAATACCATTTAACCGCAGTTCTTGATTTTTTTTGAGTTTGGTGTTGAGTTCTGCGGTGAGAGGCGATCGCGCCAAAGCACGCACAATAGAAGAAAAAGCCATAATTGTTACTACAGTGAGAAGTCTTGAAAAGTGGGAAAATTTAGATTTTATTTATATATAGCAGGTGACAGGGAACAGGGAACAGGTGAGAGTGTAAAAGTCTTTTGGTATCTAGGTTTAGGATTGATTAATGTCCCTCATACTTTTCTCTTTGCTATATCCACTATTTTAAAAGTCAGTAGTTGTAGGGAACATGGGTGTAGAGTGTGGGGAAAAGTTAATTCTGACTCCTTCCTCTTGTTTTCCTACTGTCACCTGTCACCTGTCACCTATCCCGGATTTCTCCTGACTCTAAATAAAATGTCATCCATTACTATTGAAATTTTAATCATTTTAGGGCTGATTTTTGCTAACGGTGTCTTTTCTATGTCAGAAATGGCTATAGTTTCTGCCCGTAAGGTTAGATTACAGCAATTAGCTAACCAAGGAAATCTTAACGCCCAAGCTGCTTTACAACTAGCGGAATCTCCCAATCATTTTTTATCCCTTGTGCAAGTGGGGATTACACTAATTAATATTTTGAATGGTGTATTTGGTGGTGCTACCATTGCCCAAAGACTAGAAAAGTATGTTCAGTTAATTCCATTTTTAGCAAAATATAGTCAACCAATTGCCTTTAGTATAGTGGTTTTAGTGATTACCTATTTATCATTAATTATTGGTGAACTTGTACCCAAAAGGTTAGCTTTAAATAACCCAGAAAGAATTGCTGCAACCGTAGCTTTACCTATGAAAGCTTTAGCTGGTTTTATTTCCCCAGTATTGCATTTTTTAACTGTATCAACGGAAGCAGTAGTCAGAATTTTGGGAATTACACCTTCAGAAGAACCGCAAGTTACAGAGGAAGAAATCAAGATTTTAATTGAACAAGGTACAGAAGCGGGGACTTTTGAGGAAGCAGAACAGGATATGGTAGAAAGGGTATTTCGGTTAGGCGATCGCCCCGTTAGTTTTTTAATGAAACCAAGACCTGATATAGTTTGGTTAGACTTGGACGACTCCCCAGAAGAAAATCGTCGCAAAATGTTAGAAAGTCGCTATTCTCGTTATCCTGTTTGTCAAGAAGGACTTGATAATGTTTTAGGTGTTATTCCTGTCACCGATTTATTAGCTAGGAGTTTACGTCATGAACCTTTTGATTTAACAATAGGATTACGTCAACCCATATTTGTACCGGAAAGTACCAGAGGTTTAAAAGTATTAGAATTATTTAAACAAACCGTTACTCATATTGCTTTAGTAGTTGATGAATATGGAGTAATTCAAGGATTAATAACACTCAATGATATTATGAGTGAAATTGTCGGTGATGTTCCCCCAGAACCAGGACAGGAAGAACCTCAAGCAATACAACGAGAAGATGGTTCTTGGTTAGTAGATGGAATGTTACCCATAGAAGAATTTTTTAAACTTTTTGGGATGGAAGAAATAGATAGTGAGGAAATGGGTAATTTTCAAACTTTAGGTGGTTTAGTAATTACTCATTTTGGATGTATTCCCTCAGCAGCAGATTATTTTGAATGGCAAGAAATGAGAATTGAAGTCATGGATATGGATGGAAATAGGGTTGATAAAGTATTAGTTATTCCCAGGAAAAATAATTATGGGTAATAGTTTAATTTAAGTAATTAATAGGGTTTATAAAAAATGGCCGACTCTACAAAAAAATCATCAAGGATAATTTAAAACAATCTATCAGGAATTTTTTCAAACATCAAAAAGATCCCAATTATCAAGTATTGGATGATAATTTCCCACAGAAAGAAGAATACATTCTCTAATTGGAGGACTGGAAACAAGTCTAAAAACAACTCAACTTTTTTTGGCAACCCATAGCTAAAACTTTAGCAACATTAAATGGATTGGAAATTGTCACTGCAAATGTAGATTTAGCTGTCAAGTTTGTGTGTCCTGACAGTTATGTGAGCTATGATGTATCTCAATTTAAATAACTTTGCTTCTAGTCATTTCAATATTAATTTTTCCATTAAAATCAGGTATGGGTGCATGGGGCTTAATTACATTTACTTGTATTCGCTCAACAAGATCATATTGCAGAATAATAGTGTTGGTGATCGCACCTGCTAACCTCTCTAATAAATCAAACTTGGATGTTTTCACTAGGTTCTGCACAGAACTAATCACACTACGATAATCTAAGGTATCTGCAAGAGCATCAGTTTCAGCCACTTTAGTCAGATCCAGCCATAATTTTAAATCTACCTCAAACCATTGCCCCAAAGCCCTTTCTTCTGGTAGATAGCCAATGTAGCCATAACAGCGAATTCCAGTCAAGTAAATACAGTCCATGAAAAATTCAGATAAAAATTTTACATTTTAGATTTTAATGGGAATTGTCTTGTTCTCCCATCGAATTACTAACGGAATGCAAATTGTTTTCAATAATCTTAACCAACTTTGGTCTTATGTAATGACAGAAACCTTATTACGCTTGGGTTTAAGCTGTGCTGTCTTATGTCCCGGTTCTCGTTCTACTCCCCTGACTATGGCTTTTGCAAGACGAGTACCAGATATTGAAGCTATTTCTATTTTAGATGAGCGTTCCGCTGCTTTTTTTGCCTTGGGAAGAGCGAAAGCAATGGGAAAACCTGTAGTATTAGTTTGTACTTCAGGGACAGCGGTTGCAAATTTTTACCCTGCTGTAATTGAAGCCAAGGAAAGTCGCATACCATTATTAATCTTAACTACAGATAGACCAGCAGAATTGCGAGAGTGTCATTCCGGCCAAACTATTGATCAGGTAAAAATATACGGTAATTATCCCAATTGGCAAACTGAGTTAGCAACACCTGTAGTAGATCAGGAAATGTTAAATTATTTACGACAAACAGTAATTCATGCTTGGGAACGTTGTCAATTTCCTACAGCGGGAGTGGTACATTTAAATATACCTTTTCGTGACCCGCTTGTGCCTGTTCCAGATGGGACTGATTTTACATTAGAGTCTGAGGATTTTTTCTCTGGAATAACTCCTCAAAAATTGCCTATTATTAGTTATCAATTACCTCAAGAATGGCAAAAATATCAAAGAGGTATTATTATTGCTGGAGTAGCGCACCCCAAAAAACCTCAAGAATATTGTACAGCGATCGCTCGTCTCTCTCAAGTTCTACAATGGCCTGTTTTAGCTGAAGGACTTTCCCCAGTTAGAAATTATGCAGAATTGAATCCTAATTTAATTTCCACCTATGACATTATTTTACGTGATCAAAAAAATGCTGATGAATTAAGACCAGAAATAGTAATTCAGATCGGTGAAATGCCTACTAGCAAAGAATTACGCAACTGGTTAAAGGTTAGCAATCCTTTATCTTGGGTCATTGATAATTGCAGTCATAATTTAGATCCATTACATAATAAAACCACACATTTAAAAATAGATATTGAAGATTTAATCAATAAAACGGAAGCAATTGAAAATATTAATCAAGGAAATTACCTGGAAAAATGGTGTTATATAGAATCAAAAATTAGACAAAATATTGATGCTGTTTTTGCAAATACAGATGAATTAATTGAAAGTAAAGCTGCTTGGTTAATTTCTCACATTCTGCCTTCACAAACACCGATATTTATAGCTAATAGTATGCCAGTCAGGGATGTAGAATTTTTTTGGAAACCTAATAATTTAGGCATAAAATCCTATTTTAACCGTGGTGCAAATGGTATTGATGGTACTCTTTCTACCGCTTTGGGGATAGCACATACTCAAAAAAGTAGCGTGATGTTAACAGGAGATTTATCATTATTACATGATACAAATGGCTTTTTAATTAAAAATAAATTTATTGGACATTTAACAATTGTATTAATTAATAATAATGGTGGAGGAATTTTTGAAATGCTCCCTGTTGCTAAATTTGATCCACCTTTTGAAGAATTTTTTGCGACTCCACAAGATATTGATTTTGCTCAGTTATGTACTACTTATGGTGTGCAACATGAGTTAATTAAGTCTTGGAAACAGCTAGAAGAAAGATTACAAATTTTACCAATTCAAGGAATTAGAGTTCTAGAAATTAGAACAAACAGAAAAAGAGATGCTCAATGGAGAAAAGAATATTTAGGAAAGTTTGCTAATGATTTATAAGCATTTAATAGACCTATGAAAATAGGGACTAAAATTTATCTTTCATGCTGCGAATTTTCGCAAATGTTTGTACTGGATCAGTCGTTTGTGCTATTCGTTGTAATGATGGTTGATCCCAACGTAAAAAAGGATTAGTCTTTTTTTCTAGACCTAGTAAAGAAGGGACTGTAGATTCTTGATTTTGACGCATAGCTATTACTTCAGAAAAGCGCTTTTGTAATTCCTGGTTTTGACTATCAACTGTTAATGCAAAACGTAAATTCTTTAAAGTGTATTCATGGGCGCACCAGATGCGAGTATGATCAGGTAAAGATCGAAGTTTACTTAAAGAATTTACCATTTGGGCGGGTGTACCTTCAAACAAACGACCACAACCACCAGCAAAGATAGTATCTCCACAGAATAGCTCACCTATCTCACCTGGTGTTACTGGTGGAAAATAGTAAGCAATGTGAGCGCGTGTATGTCCAGGAACAAAAAATACTTCAGCTGTACGGTTAGCAAATTCTACGCGATCGCCATGTTGTAAAAATACCTGCTGTCCAGGAATTCTACCTTTGTCTTCAATTCCTGCATATACCTTTAATTGAGGGAATTTTTGCGCTAATTTCTGATTAGCACCTATATGGTCATGATGATGGTGTGTGTTAAAAATTGCAACTAATTCAGCATCTAAGCGTTTCAATTCCGCTATAACTGGTTCAGACTCTGCTGGATCAACAACAGCAGCAATCTTGTTCTGAGAATCGGATAGCAGAAATATATAGTTATCTGAAAGTGCTGACAGACGAATTACTTGCATTACTTTTACCTCTACATATTTTATGTATGTATATATAGTAATCCTATTTGAGTTATGAACTGGTTTTGGAAACCAACCACAGAGAACACAGAGGTAGGAAAATCAGAAATGTTCATATTTTATTTAGGATTGCTATATTTAGCATTAACATAAATTAGCAATTATCTCTGATATGATACTAGCCATTTTATCTACGCTATACAATTCTATACATCTTTGTCTAGCTTGTTTGCCTTTTTCCTGAGCTTTGTCAAAGTTCTCAAATATCCATTGAATTTTTGTCGCAATTTGCTCTGGCGATTCAGGATTAACAACATAACCTGTATCACCTAAAATTTCTGCAATATCACCAACATAAGTAGATAAAATAGGCTTGGCCATTGCCATACCATCAGTCAGTTTAATGGGAAACTGGGCTTGGGCTGTTAATGTATTTCGCTGGGGAACAACTACCAGATGAGCAGCGGCAACAATTTCTGGCATTTTTTCAGCGGGAAATTGAGGTAGCCGAATAATCCAACGTTCCCATTTTGCCATCAACTGTTCAATATAACCATCACCAATATCTCTACCACCAACAATAACTAATTTGATATCGGGTTGATTGATGATTTCCAAAGCTGTCAAGATGTCTTCCAGTCCTTTATGAGGTCTTGCTGTCCCTGGAAACATTAATACTCGATATTGGGAAAGACCGTAAATTTTCCTACTCACAGATGGATCGTATTTATTGGGATCAAATAAATTTGTATCCTTGCCATTGGGCAGATAGATACCACCAAAGCGGTTTTGTAAAAACTTAGTATCTACTGTAATTGCATGGGCGCGATTGATAAACTTTTCCATCCACTTTAAATACAAAGGATGCTCTGGATATCTTAATGCACCATCACTTTTAAGAATATCTCTAGCTAAAGCTTTGGGTGTAGGATTATATTTCAAATTATTGCCCCCATACCAACTTAATTCCCAATCATCAATATCTAAGATTACTGGACACCTAGTTTGTAAATTTCTTAATAAAGCAACACCAAAACTTGTTGGTCTTGGTTTAACTGCATATACAATATCACCATCAATATTTTTCAATAGTTTACTTACAGAGGATAATACTTGGGGGTATTTATACCCTGGCACAGATATTACTTCTAAATTAGCAGGTGGAACTGGATAGATTTTTTCTCCAAAAATGAATCCCAATACTTTAACGTTACAACCTAATTTTTGCAGTACCTGTGCTAGTAAATAGGCTCTTGTTGCTCCACCTCCAGAAAAATCAGGTGTGAGGATTGAAACATTAAAATTTTTCATTATTTATCTGAAATTAATAATTAGGTTTCGATTGATATTAGATGAAATGATGTTTATAAAGTCAAATACAGACTAATTTACAAATTATCAGTGTTTGTTTTAGCATAGGCTGAATGTTAGCATTTGATGAGTTATCTTGTCTTGTATTCTATCCATAGACTCTTACTCAATTCTCGGTTTTTACCAGAATGGTTTAGTATGAATTGTATATCTAATACAAGTCTTCTCTAGCTAGATTACTGTTGCTG from Okeanomitos corallinicola TIOX110 includes the following:
- the mfd gene encoding transcription-repair coupling factor, which codes for MAFSSIVRALARSPLTAELNTKLKKNQELRLNGISRLPKCLVTSALANNESRDLCVICATLEEAGRVYAQMEAMGWNTVHFYPTSEASPYEPFDPETELNWGQMQVLADLISDPASKKNTAVIATVGALQPHLPPPTAFKSFCLTLNKGMEYDLDEFSEKITILGYERVSLVETEGQWSRRGDIVDVFPVSSELPVRLEWFGDDIEQIREFDPSTQRSALDKVNQISLTPTSFAPIVTAALKDNSEFSKLTSDLELDTETLENSGLEGSRRFLGLAFNKPASILDYLPANTLVAIDEVEQCHAHSDRWVENAESQWSIISDQLSFTLPKNHRNFDECLPEISNFPTLYLSELAEENSGTNLASRPLPVTPHQFAKLAETLRQERERKFAVWLISAQPSRSVALLQEHDCPAQFIPNPRDYQAIDKQQINHTPVALKYSGLAELEGFILPSYRIVIVTDREFYGQHSLANFGYIRKRRKATSKQVDPNKLRPGDFVVHRSHGIGKFIKLESLTINNETRDYLVIQYADGVLRVAADQVGSLSRFRTNLDNPPALHKMTGKAWDNTKNKVRKAIKKLAVDLLKLYAARSQQQGFSYPQDMPWQEEMEDSFPYQPTTDQLKAVQDVKRDMESERPMDRLVCGDVGFGKTEVAIRAIFKAVTAGKQVALLAPTTILTQQHYHTIKERFSPYPIHVGLLNRFRTAEEKRNIQKRLATGELDIVVGTQQLLGKGVSFKDLGLLVIDEEQRFGVNQKEKIKSLKTQVDVLTLSATPIPRTLYMSLSGIREMSLITTPPPTRRPIQTHLAPLNPEIVRSAIRQELDRGGQVFYVVPRVEGIEEITANLREMIPGARFAIAHGQMNESELESTMLTFSNNEADILVCTTIIESGLDIPRVNTILIEDAHRFGLAQLYQLRGRVGRAGIQAHAWLFYPKKRELSDAARQRLRAIQEFTQLGSGYQLAMRDMEIRGVGNLLGAEQSGQMDAIGFDLYMEMLEEAIREIRGQEIPTVDDTQIDLNLTAFIPSTYITDLDQKMSAYRAVATAKTKAELKAIAAEWTDRYGAIPVPANQLLRIMELKQLAKNIGFSRIKPENKQHIVLETPMEEPAWNLLAEKLTDTMKNRFVYSPGKVTARGLGVFKVEQQLQTLIDIFSKMQGVIPEVAVV
- a CDS encoding hemolysin family protein gives rise to the protein MSSITIEILIILGLIFANGVFSMSEMAIVSARKVRLQQLANQGNLNAQAALQLAESPNHFLSLVQVGITLINILNGVFGGATIAQRLEKYVQLIPFLAKYSQPIAFSIVVLVITYLSLIIGELVPKRLALNNPERIAATVALPMKALAGFISPVLHFLTVSTEAVVRILGITPSEEPQVTEEEIKILIEQGTEAGTFEEAEQDMVERVFRLGDRPVSFLMKPRPDIVWLDLDDSPEENRRKMLESRYSRYPVCQEGLDNVLGVIPVTDLLARSLRHEPFDLTIGLRQPIFVPESTRGLKVLELFKQTVTHIALVVDEYGVIQGLITLNDIMSEIVGDVPPEPGQEEPQAIQREDGSWLVDGMLPIEEFFKLFGMEEIDSEEMGNFQTLGGLVITHFGCIPSAADYFEWQEMRIEVMDMDGNRVDKVLVIPRKNNYG
- the folB gene encoding dihydroneopterin aldolase, producing MDCIYLTGIRCYGYIGYLPEERALGQWFEVDLKLWLDLTKVAETDALADTLDYRSVISSVQNLVKTSKFDLLERLAGAITNTIILQYDLVERIQVNVIKPHAPIPDFNGKINIEMTRSKVI